Below is a genomic region from Nitrospirota bacterium.
TTGCCGATATACCGCAGCAGTGCTGCCAGCGCATAGAGAAATCGGCAAGCCCCCAGCCTCTCACAGTTGCGGTAAGGAAAACTGTTCAGTTTAAAAAACCGATGTTGTATGTTGTCGGCTGCAGGGTGAAGCATCCCAAATGGGGCGTAGGCGTTATAAGGGAATGTTACGGGGATGGAGATGAACAGAAAGTCATGGTAAATTTCCCGGTTATAGGAGTAAAGAGACTGGCTCTCAGATTTGCAAACCTTGAGAAGATATGAAAATATCTGTTGAATACATATCAAAACTTGCAAGGCTGTCAGTCTCCGGGAAAGAAAGGGAGGCTTTTAGCGCGCAGCTTCAGGGTATCCTGAGTTATATGGAAAAGCTCAATGAACTTGATACAAAAGATGTTGAACCGACTTCTCATGTAGTATCATTAAGCAACGTAATGCGCGACGATGTTCAGAGAGCTTCGATATCAAGGGAAGATGCGCTTGCGAATGCTCCTGACCGTACGGATAAATTTTACAGGGTGCCAAGGATAATAGAATGAAAAAAGTTAAGAGTTTAGAGTTGAGAGTTAAGAGTTGTAAGTTAAGAGTTATAAGTTTTTTAACTTTTAACTTTTCACTTTTAACTTTTCACTTGCCGGAGGCATTATGCTAAGGTGCATGCTCAGGGCGAAGATACACATGGCAAGTGTGACAGAGGCAAATCTCGAGTATGAGGGCAGCATCACCATAGATGAGGTTATACTCAAGAAAGCCGGAATCCTTCCCTATGAGCAGGTCATGATAAGCAACCTCAACAACGGCGAGAGGTTTGAAACTTATGTAATACCCGGCAGAAAAAATTCAGGCGTGATATGCCTGAACGGGCCTACGGCAAGAAAGGGCGCTGTCGGCGACAGGGTAATAATATTCTGCTACGGATACTTTGAAGACAAGGACATAAGAAAGTTCAAGCCCAGGATAGTCATCCTTGATTCAGGGAACAGGGCTGTAAGGGTTAAGTAGATCTGGGTGATGCCGGAATTTGAAACTATTTCTTCCAAGATGAAAATCCTCGTTACAGGCGGCGCGGGATATATCGGAAGCCATGTTGTAAAGGCATTGGGAGAGGCAGGGCATGCGATATTAACCTATGACAATCTCTCCACCGGTAACAAGTGGTCTGTTTTATATGGTGACTTGATAGCCGCTGACCTTTCCGACAAAGAAACGTTAAAGAAAACAATTGTCAAATTCAAGCCGGATGCCATTATGCATTTTGCCGCATCCATTGTTGTCCCTGAAAGTGTCAGATTGCCGCTTAAATATTATCAAAATAATACTGTAAATACCCTGAATCTTCTGGAAACTATGATAGCATGCGGCGCAAGAAACTTTATATTTTCATCTACTGCCGCTGTTTACGGGATACCGGAGACAATGCCGGTTAATGAGAGTGCGCCGATGAATCCTATTAATCCCTATGGCTCATCAAAAATGATGGTAGAAAAGATTTTGAGAGATATGCATCTGGCGGACAATGATTTTAATTATGTATCGTTGAGGTATTTTAATGCCGCAGGCGCTGATGGCGGGTGCAGAATAGGACAGGCATACAAAGAAGCAACGCATTTGATTACAAGGGCTCTGAAGACGGCCAAGGGAGAATTTCAGAAGTTGCAGGTCTTCGGGACAGATTATCCCACTACTGACGGAACTTGCATAAGGGATTACATCCATGTTGATGATATTGCGAATGCTCACATCCTCGCCCTCAAATATCTCTTAGACAAAGGCAAGAGTGAAGTCTTTAATTGCGGATATGGACACGGATATTCTGTTCGCGAGGTTATTGCTGCCTCTAAAAAAGTAACCGGCATTGACTTTGAAGTTGAGGAAACCGGCAGGAGAGAAGGAGACGCATCAACCTTGATTGCTGATAACACAAAAATAAAACAGAAACTTAACTGGAAGCCTAAATATGAGGACCTTGAATATATAATTAAGACTGCATGGAACTGGGAAAATAGTTATCGTGAAAAATACAGTTAACTAAGGAGGCCGTGTCTGTCTTTCGGCAAGCTTAAACTACCTTTATAAAAATGAAGATGGCAGTGCTATATATTAAGCCGTTCTGAGTTCCCATGCGGGGCTATTCGCTCCATTTCATTGCGACTTCAGCCCCTATTCTGATCGACCCGTGAATCTTGCCTCAATCCAACCTCAGCCTCCCTATCCCCTCAAAAATTTCTCTTGACAGAAAAATACTTTTTGCCATAAACTGAACATAGGTTCACATGAACAAGCGTTCAGGTATAGAGTCAAAAAAGAGAATCCTTGACGCCGCGATGAGGGTGTTCTCCGAGTACGGCTATGCGAAGGCAAATATGAGGATGATAGCAAAGGCTTCCGATATAAGCATCGGAGGGCTTTATCTTTATTTTAAAAACAAGGAAGACCTCTACCTGACTCTAATGAAAAGCAAAATGGATGACTTTGCCGTCAAGACAATGGAGTCGGTGAAAGATATTACAGACCCCGCAGAAGCGATAAGCACCTTCATGGCGATGACCCTTAATTATGCAAAAAAACATAAAGGGCTTATCCTCCTTCAGGGCAGGGAGCTTGGCTTTACGTTCGGCCTTGAGATGAAGAGAAAATTTTTCAAAAAGCAGAGAGGACTCATAGAGCATATTATCAGGCAGGGGATACGATCAGACATATTCCGAAAGGTAAATGTGCCGGAAACTGCCAGAATAATCTTCAGTGTCATAAGGGGTTTTGTTTTGAGTATCGTTGTAGAGCCTGATGCGCTTTTTTCGCCTGAAGAGTGCAGCAAGCTGCTGCTTAACGGCCTTCTGAAAAAGGAGTAAAACATGAAAAAGATTGTTTTTTCAGTGTTGTTTATTTTTTTATCGGCTGTAAATTGTTATGCAGTTGAATACAGCCTTGAAGACCTCTATAAAATTGCATTAGAACGTTCTGAGAGAATAAAAATATCAGAGGAAGACCTGTTCATTGCGCAGAAAGGGAAGGATAAAGCGGTGGCAGCGCTTATGCCAAAGCTCTCAGGTTTTGGAAATTATACGAGATATACGGAAGATAAATATTCTTCTTCAAACACGCTTATTCAGCCTGAAGATTCGAAATCATGGGGAGTGAGACTTGACCAGTCATTTTCACTGAGCGGAAGAGAGCTTACCGCTTTTAATATATCAAAGGGAAATATTGAGAAAAACAGATATGACCTCCATGCAGTCAAAGAGGAATACCTTCTTAGCGTTTCGGACGCCTATTATGGAGTGCTCAAGGCAAAGAAGGCTCTTGAGATTGCAAAGTCAAGCGTTGATAGATTAAAAAAGCACAGGGATGCTGCAAGTATAAGATTAAAAGTTGGTGAGCTGACAAAGACTGCGCTTTTGAGGGCAGAGGCAGAGTTGTCAGGCGCGCAATCCGAGGAGATAAAGGCAAAAAACGCACTGGAACTTGCAAGGGCTGTTCTTGCAAGGATTGTCGGCATTGCGAGGGATTTTGTTTTAAAAGACAGCCGGCAGCCTTCAGGTGACAACCTATTGTCTCCGGAACCGGACTTAGTGACTGTTAGCTGCCAGCCGGAACCAATGAACTGTTTTAAAACAATCGCTCTGTCAGAGCGGGTTGAACTTAAAGGACTTGAACTTCAGAAAAAAATCGGACAGGAACAGGTTAAATATACACAAGGCTCTCACTGGCCCACGCTTTCAATAGAAGGCGTTTATTCGAGAAAAGACGAAGACCCTGCTGCTTCAACTCTCAATAAAGAAAGCGCATACGGCGGTTTTAAGATAAGCATTCCGATTTTTGAGGGAGGGTTGAGGGATGCAGAAGTAAAAGAGGCAGAGGCAAAGCAGAGACAGGCAGCGCTTTTATATGAGGATAAAAAGAAGTCGATAGACATCGAGGTTGAAAGCGCCTATCTCGAACTGATAACTCAAAAGGGAATCATGGAAAAGTTCGGGGCACAGCTAACTTTTGCAGAGGACAACTATAAGGCTGTTTCAAAGCAGTTTGAATTCGGCCTTGCAAACAGCATTGATGTTATGGATGCAAACACACTTCTTGTCACAGCAGAGAGGCAATTGGCGGATGCAGGATATAACTATCAGTTGTCAGATTTAAGGCTGAAACGTGCGGCGGGAATACTGTTGAAGACAGTAAGCGGTAAACAGCAAACAGGAGGAAGAAGTGAGGAAGCTATTCTATAGACGTATAGGAGCGATTCAGTTATGAAAAAAATACTGTTATTATGCTGTTTGCTGTCCACTGTCTACTGTTTATTTTTTTTGTCTGCATGTTCAAGCAAGAAAGAACAACAACAGGAGAAAAAGCCCGTAGTGCCTGTGACAGTCGGCGCTGTGATTAAAAAGACGGTTCCTGTTCAGATCCGCGCAATAGGGAATGTTGAGGCATATTCAATAGTATCTGTAAAGGCGCGTGTTGGGGGCGATCTTACGCATGTTTATTTCAGAGAGGGTCAGGATGTTAATAAAGGCGATATGCTTTTCACGATAGACCCCCGGCTTTATAAGACGGCGCTTGACTCTGCCAAGGCTAATCTGGTTCGTGATACGGCATTGGCTAAAAAAGCCGATGAGGATTTACGCCGCTATACCGAGCTGTTACGCGATGAATTGGTCAGCCGTTCTCAGTATGAACAGATTTTTGCCAATGCTGAGGCGCTTAAGGCCACTGTGGAGGCGGATAAAGCGGTTGTAGAAAATGCGCGCTTGCAGGTTGAATACTGCACAATATACGCCCCCATCGCAGGCAGAACAGGCAGTCTCTTAGTGAATCAAGGGAATCTGGTTAAGGCAAATGACGATAAGCCGATGGTAATCATAAACCAGATACAGCCTGTATATATTAATTTTTCAGTGCCTGAGCAATACCTGCCTGAGATTAAAAAATACATGTCAGCAGGAAAATTAAATGTTGAGGTATTTTTGTCAAAGGAAGACAAAAAATCTTTTCATGGTGTTTTGTCTTTTATGGACAACACAGTGGATACCGCAACCGGCACAATCAAGCTTAAGGCAACCTTTAGTAATAAGGAAAAAGCCCTTTGGCCGGGGCAATTCGTCACGGTCCGAATGACTCTGTCAAACATACAGGATGCGGTAGTCGTTCCAACACAGGCAATACAGACAGGACAGCAGGGGCAATTCGTCTTTATTGTGAAAGATGGAACAGCGGAACTTCGACCGGTTACCGCGGGCATCACATATGAAGATGTAACGGTTATCGAAAAGGGACTATCAGCAGGTGATGAGGTGGTTACTGACGGCCAAATGCGCCTTATGCCAGGAGCAAAGGTAGAGATAAAAAACGCTCAGGGGCAAAAGAGCAATAGTCAGAAAGAATCTTCAAAAATCTCAAATCCTGCAAAAGATAAAGTGAAGTGAATATTTCAGACCTGTTTATAAAACGCCCTATTATGACCAGTCTGGTCATGCTGGCAGTGATGCTTTTCGGAATCTTTGCATACAGGATTTTACCGGTCAACGACCTGCCTAACATAGACTTTCCAACTATACAGGTTACCTCCAATCTGCCGGGAGCGAGTCCTGAGACTATGGCCAGCGCTGTCGCAACCCCGCTGGAGCGCCAGTTTTCGACGATTTCCGGCCTTGACGCAATGACATCTACCAATGGTCAGGGGATCTCGATTATCACGCTAAAGTTCGCTCTGGAGCGCAACATTGATGCCGCTGCCCAGGACGTCCAGGCGGCAATATCAATGGCTGCGCGCCAACTGCCACAGGATATGCCGAGTCCGCCTTCCTACAACAAGGTGAATCCTGCTGACCAGCCTGTTTTATATCTGGCGCTCAGCTCTCCGACCCTTCCTCTGTCGGATGTGAATGAGTTTGCCGATACAATTATCGCGCCGCGTATATCAATGATAAATGGTGTGGCGCAGGTTCTTGTTTACGGCTCGCAAAAGTATGCAGTGCGGGTTCAACTGGACCCTCAGACTCTCGCGAACCGTAAGATAGGCATAGATGAGGTTTCGTACGCTTTGGCACGGTGGAACATTAACCTGCCTACAGGCGGGCTTCAGGGAGACAAGCAGGCATTCACCATACAGGCTATAGGCCAACTTTACAATGCAGAGGCTTTTAAGCCGATGATAATAACGTACCGTGAAGGCTCGCCTGTTCGTCTGCAGGACATAGCCAAGGTCACCGACAGTGTGGAAAACGACAAAATTGCGGCTTGGTATAGCTCCGGAGGTAAATCCACAAGGGCTATTGTTCTAGCTATCCAGCGGCAGCCGGGCACGAACACTATAGAGGTTGTTGACAGCATAAAGAATCAAATCCCCGGTTTTCGCAGCCAGTTGCCGGGTAACGTTCAGCTTAACATTCTCTTCGACCGCACGGAATCTATCCGGGCGTCAGTGGCGGACGTCAAATTCACTCTGGTGCTTACAATTGCCATGGTTATTCTGGTAATTTTTCTTTTCCTTCGCAACCTGTCGGCCACCGTCATTCCAAGCCTTGCCCTGCCGCTCTCGATCATCGGTACGTTTGCGGCAATGTACGGACTGGGATTCTCGGTTAACAATATAACCATGATGGCTCTGACGCTGTCGGTGGGCTTTGTTGTAGACGACGCCATAGTCATGCTCGAAAACATTGTGCGCCACATGGAGCACGGCGAAAAGCCGATGGATGCGGCATTCAGGGGTTCAAAGGAAATAGGGTTCACTATCATCTCCATGACACTCTCACTGGTGGCGGTCTTCATTCCGGTTCTTTTTATGGCAGGGATGTTTGGAAGGATGTTGCATGAGTTCGCCGTGACTATCACGGTTTCAATACTGATTTCGGGCGCTGTTTCCCTAACTCTCACGCCAATGCTTTGCAGCCGTTTTCTCAAGCCGCAAACCGAAAAGCGGCATGGACGTTTGTACAATATTATGGAGCGGTTTTTCGAAGGTATGCGCAATTTTTATGAGAAGACCCTAAAGATAGTGCTTGCCCGGCGCCGTGCCGTGATGGTAATTACCGTGGTCATGGCAGTACTGACGGTCTGGCTTTTCACGAAGATGCCTACCGGTCTTCTTCCGTCTGATGACATCGGCGCTATATTCGCCATAACAGAAGGCGCGCAGGGTATCTCATTCGAGGACATGAAGAGGCACCAGCAGAAACTGGCGGAAATCGTGCTGGAGGATCCTAATGTTGAGGCTTTCATGTCGTCAGCCGGAGCGGGCGGAATGCGTGTCGGCTCCAACAGCGGTTTCATGTTCCTTAAACTTAAGCCTCGCCACGAACGCAAGCTTAATGCTGACCAGATAATCCAGGGGCTTCGGCCTAAGGTGATGGGAGTCCCGGGTGTTTTGATGTTTATGCAGAACCCGCCGCCTATCCGGCTTGAGGCGACTCTGTCAAAGGCGCAGTACCAGTTTGTGCTTCAAAGCCCGGAGACAGATGAACTTTATAAACATGCTTCTGACTTTGAGATGAAATTGCGCGGGCTTACGATGATTCAGGACGTGACCAGCGACCTGCAGATAAAGAATCCGCAGGTTAACCTTGAGATTGACAGGGATAGAGCAGCAGCCTTCGGCGTCACAGCACAACAGATTGAGGACTCCCTGTACTCTGCATATGGCGCAAGGCAGGTCTCAACAATATACTCTCCTTCAAACCAGTACAAAGTGATTATGGAGGTAGAGCCCCGGTACCGGATGGATCCGCCAGCGTTGAGCTTGCTATATGTCCGTGCGAATACAGGGCAGCTGGTTCCGCTGTACTCGCTGGCGACTCTCAAAAAAGGTCTCGGCCCTTTGTCTGTTAACCATCTTGGACAGATCAATGCCGTTACTATCTCATTTAACCTCAAGCCCGGCACCCCGCTGGGTGATGCTGTGACAGCAATAGAGAAAGAGGCTAAAGCCTTGCCGATATCCATTACCACCGGCTTTCAGGGAACTGCTCAGGTATATCAGGCTTCGACCAAAGGGCTTGCTATGCTTCTCATCCTCGCCATTGTTGTGATATACATTGTGCTCGGCATCCTGTACGAAAGTTACATCCACCCTCTGACCATTCTCTCAGGCCTGCCGTCAGCCGGTTTTGGAGCGCTCATCACTCTCTTAATATTTGGCAAAGACCTCAACCTGTATGCCTTTGTCGGTATTATCATGCTTATCGGCATAGTGAAGAAGAACGCAATCATGATGATAGATTTTGCGCTGGAGGCCCAGCGAAACGAGGGGAAAAAGCCGATGGACGCCATTTACGAAGGAGCCGTTATCCGTTTCAGGCCTATCATGATGACCACAATGGCGGCGCTTATGGGTACGCTGCCAATAGCAATCGGGTTCGGCGCAGGGGCGGAATCACGGCGTTCTCTCGGACTTGCCGTTGTCGGAGGGCTTTTGTTTTCACAGGTTATGACGCTTTATATAACGCCGGTTTTTTACATTTACATGGAGGCCTTTCAGAAGAATATTTCCGGCTGGTTTGGAAGAAAAAGGAATAAGGATAAAGAGATTCTCCACAGCGTAAACTGAATTACAGAGGATAAAAATGGAAGAGGGCAAAATATCACCAAATGGGAATCACAAAAAGAAGGCCATTGCCGCCTTTATTTTTGCCGGGATTTTAATCCTATGCATTATCGCAGGTTTCTTTTATGTCAGATATAAGAGCGCTCATATCACAACAGATGACGCCTTTATTGACGGCCGTATTCATACCATATCCTCTAAGGTGCAGGGGACAATAAAGAATATATATGTCAATGACAACCAGCTTGTAAGGAAGGGGGATATCCTTTTTGAGATAGATTCTGAAGATTACGGTCTGCGTACAAAAGAGGCATTATCAGGACTTGACGCTGAAAAGGCAAAGATATCTGAAATTAAATATAGGCTTCAAACAGCAAAACAGCAGTTCGAAGAGCTTAAAGCAGCACTTGGAGCTGCAAAAGCTAACCTTGAGCTTCAGGAAGCAAACATGAGGCAGGCAGATACGGATTTAAAAAGGGCGGAGAATCTCCTCAAAGAAGATATTATTCCGAAAGAAAAATACGAGAAGATAAAAACAGGATATGATGTTACATTTGCGCAGGTAAAGGCTGCCAGGGAAGAACTCAGCCAGGTGCAGGCTCGTCTTGAGACACAGAAGGCATTTATAAAACAGGTGGAGGCTTCTATTGAGCCGCAAAAGGCATTGGCAAAACAGAAAGAGGCGTCTCTTGGAACTGCAGAGCTTAACCTGAGTTATACAAGGGTTATTGCACCGGCTGACGGTTATGTGACTAAGAAATCAATAGAGCAGGGCAATCATATTCAGGCAGGACAGCCCTTGATGGCTGTTGTGCCGCTTGATGATATATGGATTACGGCAAACTATAAAGAGACTCAGCTTGCAAAGGTGAGGGTGGGCCAGAAGGTTGAGATTAAGGTTGATACATATACAGCCAAAAAATTCAGTGGCAGGGTTGAAAGCATTATGGCCGGCACAGGCGCTGTCTTTTCACTGTTCCCGCCGGAGAATGCAACAGGAAATTATGTCAAGGTTGTGCAGAGGATACCTGTAAAAATTATTCTTGATAAGGGGACTGACCCGGAGCGCATTTTAAGGATAGGGATGTCTGTTGAAGCGACAATAATTGTGGAAAAATGAATAAGTGGATTATTGCATTGACAGTAATGCTTCCAACGCTGATAGAGATTATCGACACCTCGGTTGTTAATGTCGCCCTGGATCATATCCGTGGAAGCCTCTCCGCAGGCATAGACGAATCAACCTGGACCATAACATCTTATCTTGTTTCTAACGCAATAATAATACCGATGACAGGATGGCTCAGCAGGTTCTTTGGAAGAAAGAGGTATCTGATTTTTTCTATATCATTATTCACCCTGAGTTCCCTGCTTTGCGGTTCTGCCTGGAGTCTTCAGAGCCTTGTGTTCTTCAGAATCCTTCAGGGCATCGGCGGCGGCGCTCTTCAGCCTATTTCCCAGTCTATACTCCTTGAGACCTTTCCGCAGAAGCAGCACGGCATGGCAATGGCAATATTCGGCGTGGGAATAATGTTTGGCCCTATTATCGGCCCTTTGCTTGGGGGCTGGATTACTGATAACTGGTCATGGAACTGGATATTCTTTATCAACATACCCATAGGCATAGTCTCAATCCTTATGACTGTATTCTTTATAACAGACCCGCCTTATATGAAGGGGATGAAGATGAAGATAGATTACTGGGGGCTTGCATTTCTTGCAATCGGACTTGGATGCCTCCAGATAGTGCTTGATAAAGGCCAGATGGAGGACTGGTTTTCATCAGGGTTTATTACATGGCTTACGATAATATCTGTGTCATCGCTCATTCTTTTTGTGATAATTGAGTTCTTTGCAGAGCATCCTATAGTTAATCTGAGAGCATTCAAGAACATTTCATTCAACGCCGGGAATGTTGTCATGTTCTTTGCGTTTTTCAATCTCTTCGGCAGCATTGTACTTCTGCCGATATTCCTCCAGACACTCATGGGCTATACCGCGACCCTTGCGGGAGTGGTGCTCGGTCCCGGAGGGATCGCAACTCTTATAGCGATGCCCGTGGCGGGAATGCTTGTGACAAAGATGAATCCTAAGATACTGCTCGGTTCCGGCATAATCATAGCCGCTTATTCCACTCATTTAATGTCCTTGTTTAATCTTAATGCGGATTTCAATACAATCATATGGCCGAGGGTGGTGCTCGGCGTCGGGATGGGTTTTCTCTTTATTCCGCTTACAACAATGACAATGGCAAATGTGAAAAAGGAGGATATGGCAAATGCATCGGCTATCTATAACCTCCTCAGGAATCTTGGCGGAAGCTTCGGCGTTGCATTTATCACAACCATGATTGCAAGGCGAGCGCAGTTTCATCAGGTGCGAATAGTGGAACATCTTACACCATTTGATACTGCTTATCAGGCGGCGTCTTCAAAGGCAGCCCAATTGTTTCAGTATAGAGGCGTTCCGGCGTCCGAGTCCGCTGATGCGGGACTGAGCGCCATCTATCATCAATTGCTCAGGCAGGCTTCCATGCTTTCCTTCAATGACGCTTTTTATCTGTTGGGTGTGCTTTTGGTCTGCACGCTTCCACTGGTATTATTTATGAAAACTGCAAAGGGAGGTTTAGTTCACGGAGATATGCATTAAATAAAAATGTATTTTTTGGGTTAAAATAAAAAGATGGAAACAGCAGTCATGAAAGGTAGGAGGTAAAATATGAGAAGAGTTATTTTAGCCCCGATATTATTGGGGCTCCTATTATTAGTTCTTCCTTACAGCGCAGGGGCTGAGGAGGCCATAAAAACGAGCGAGGTTCTCAATTTAAAAAGGTGTGTTGAAATCGCCCTGCAAAAACACCCTGACATCGTTGCTGCCACAGGCGAGGTGGAGGTAAATCAGAGCAGGATCGGCCAGGCAAAGGCAAATTATTATCCGCAGGTAGACCTGTCATCAGGCTACAAAAAGTATTCGCCTGTTTCCAAGACCTCAAATAATTCCCTTGATGAATATAAGAGCAGCGCAACGCTTAAACAGAACATCTTTGATTTTGGAAAGACCTCAGCCGAAGTGGACATCCAGACGCTGAACCGCGAGGCGACAACTTCAGACCTCAGGAATATAAAAGAAAGGGTAGTCTTAAATGTTAAACAGGCGTATTACGGATTATTACAGTCAAAACAGAACAGGGAGGTTGCCATGGAGACTGTTAAACAGTTTGATCAGCACCTTCAGCAGGCAAAAGGATTTTATGAAGCCGGCACAAAACCGAAATTTGATGTGACAAAGGCGGATGTGGATTTAAGCAATGCAAAGCTTAATCTTATAAAGGCGGAAAATGCCCTCAGGATATCAAAGGTTGTTCTTGACAATGCGATGGGCATGCCTAATGCTCCTGAATACACGATTGAAGACGCTCTTCTATATCAGAAATACAATATAACGCTCAAGGATGCGATTGATAAGGCATACGAGAATAGGCCGGATCTTAAGTCCGTAATCACAAAGAAGGCTGCTGCGGAGTCCTCCGTAGAACTTGCGAAAAAGGGATATTATCCCACATTGGCAGGCAATGCCGGTTATGACTGGTCAGGGGAAAAACTTCCGCTTC
It encodes:
- a CDS encoding DHA2 family efflux MFS transporter permease subunit, with product MNKWIIALTVMLPTLIEIIDTSVVNVALDHIRGSLSAGIDESTWTITSYLVSNAIIIPMTGWLSRFFGRKRYLIFSISLFTLSSLLCGSAWSLQSLVFFRILQGIGGGALQPISQSILLETFPQKQHGMAMAIFGVGIMFGPIIGPLLGGWITDNWSWNWIFFINIPIGIVSILMTVFFITDPPYMKGMKMKIDYWGLAFLAIGLGCLQIVLDKGQMEDWFSSGFITWLTIISVSSLILFVIIEFFAEHPIVNLRAFKNISFNAGNVVMFFAFFNLFGSIVLLPIFLQTLMGYTATLAGVVLGPGGIATLIAMPVAGMLVTKMNPKILLGSGIIIAAYSTHLMSLFNLNADFNTIIWPRVVLGVGMGFLFIPLTTMTMANVKKEDMANASAIYNLLRNLGGSFGVAFITTMIARRAQFHQVRIVEHLTPFDTAYQAASSKAAQLFQYRGVPASESADAGLSAIYHQLLRQASMLSFNDAFYLLGVLLVCTLPLVLFMKTAKGGLVHGDMH
- a CDS encoding TolC family protein, translating into MRRVILAPILLGLLLLVLPYSAGAEEAIKTSEVLNLKRCVEIALQKHPDIVAATGEVEVNQSRIGQAKANYYPQVDLSSGYKKYSPVSKTSNNSLDEYKSSATLKQNIFDFGKTSAEVDIQTLNREATTSDLRNIKERVVLNVKQAYYGLLQSKQNREVAMETVKQFDQHLQQAKGFYEAGTKPKFDVTKADVDLSNAKLNLIKAENALRISKVVLDNAMGMPNAPEYTIEDALLYQKYNITLKDAIDKAYENRPDLKSVITKKAAAESSVELAKKGYYPTLAGNAGYDWSGEKLPLQDGWNVGVTITLPIFSGYLTDYQVQEARAKLNVVKAQEESFRQGVLLEVQQAYLNLREAEERISTAQLIVRQAQENLELANGRYAAGLGNPVEVTDSQIAYSNAKTSHIQALSDYNVAIASLEKAMGVR